The Gopherus flavomarginatus isolate rGopFla2 chromosome 25, rGopFla2.mat.asm, whole genome shotgun sequence genome has a segment encoding these proteins:
- the PSMC3IP gene encoding homologous-pairing protein 2 homolog isoform X2, which produces MSKVRESPAATGGAAAILLRYLRDQNRPHSAQDAFGNLQREHGLGKTAVVKALEQLAQQGKIREKAYGKQKIYFPDQDQFPTMSDSELKALDNEISELSSKVQTLQQSCRHMESELKDLNGSMTTPEMIKEIEELKKDCASYTEKLERIKSAANHVTPEEKEKVYNEKKLYCKEWRRRKRMATELLDAILEGYPKSKKQFFEEVGIETDEDYNVTLPVAV; this is translated from the exons ATGAGCAAGGTCCGAGAGAGCCCCGCGGCGACAG GAGGAGCCGCCGCAATCCTGCTCCGCTACCTCCGGGACCAGAATCGGCCACACAGCGCCCAGGACGCCTTCGGGAACCTGCAGCGGGAGCATGGGCTGGGCAAGACG GCTGTGGTGAAAGCATTGGAGCAGCTGGCTCAACAAGGGAAAATAAGAGAGAAGGCTTATGGGAAACAGAAAATATACTTTCCAGACCAG GATCAGTTTCCCACAATGAGTGACTCTGAGCTTAAAGCCTTGGACAATGAAATCTCGGAGCTTTCTTCAAAAGTACAAACCCTTCAACAGAGCTGCCGCCATATGGAATCAG AACTGAAGGATCTGAATGGCTCAATGACAACCCCAGAGATGATTAAAGAGATTGAAGAGTTAAAAAAAGATTGTGCCAGTTACACAGAGAAACTGGAGCGAATTAAATCTGCAGCAAACCATGTGACTCCTGAAGAGAAAGAGAAG GTTTACAACGAGAAAAAGCTGTACTGTAAagaatggaggaggaggaagagaatg GCAACTGAGCTACTTGATGCAATTCTGGAGGGCTACCCCAAAAGCAAGAAACAGTTCTTT GAGGAAGTTGGGATAGAGACGGATGAGGATTACAATGTCACTTTGCCGGTGGCTGTCTGA